The Sporomusa termitida genome has a window encoding:
- a CDS encoding ABC transporter ATP-binding protein, translated as MFGNWLSGLLHVELPEPRSAAAAVEITAVHKTYVTGAGEFTALRGVDLQVAGGEFVAVVGKSGSGKSTLINMITGIDRPTSGEVWVAGTPVHSLTENQIAVWRGRTVGVVFQFFQLLPTLTVLENVMLPMDFCNVYDRLDRPRQALKLLALVGVSEQAHKLPANLSGGQQQRVAIARSLANDPPLLVADEPTGNLDSKTATVVIDLFRELAGQGKTILMVTHDNDLASRSGRIVTVYDGQILVAGEGNHA; from the coding sequence ATGTTTGGAAACTGGTTGTCCGGGCTGCTGCATGTGGAGCTGCCTGAACCCCGTTCAGCCGCCGCCGCAGTTGAGATTACCGCAGTACATAAAACCTATGTAACCGGGGCCGGTGAGTTCACAGCCCTAAGAGGCGTAGACCTGCAGGTGGCCGGCGGTGAGTTTGTCGCCGTTGTGGGTAAGTCAGGCAGTGGCAAATCGACCCTGATTAATATGATTACAGGTATTGACCGGCCTACCAGCGGGGAGGTATGGGTGGCGGGCACACCGGTACATAGCTTAACGGAAAATCAGATTGCCGTCTGGCGGGGGCGGACGGTCGGGGTGGTATTTCAGTTTTTTCAGTTGCTGCCGACCCTGACAGTGCTGGAAAACGTTATGCTGCCAATGGATTTTTGTAATGTCTATGACCGGCTGGACAGGCCCCGGCAGGCACTTAAGCTGCTGGCGCTGGTCGGGGTAAGTGAGCAGGCGCATAAACTGCCTGCTAATCTATCAGGCGGGCAGCAGCAGCGGGTGGCTATTGCCAGGTCGCTGGCCAATGATCCGCCCTTATTAGTAGCCGACGAACCGACCGGCAATCTTGACAGTAAGACGGCAACGGTTGTTATTGACTTATTTAGAGAACTGGCCGGTCAGGGCAAAACGATTCTGATGGTGACACATGACAACGATTTGGCCAGCCGCAGCGGCCGGATTGTGACGGTTTACGACGGGCAAATTCTGGTCGCCGGGGAGGGGAACCATGCTTGA
- a CDS encoding nicotinate-nucleotide--dimethylbenzimidazole phosphoribosyltransferase, giving the protein MLENTISQIKPLDAAAMEKCQLRLDNLTKPLNSLYSFEHIACQLAGITGNPRPRSLGKSIIVMAADNGVAAAGQPTAGRIENFCRGRSPLTTFAGHVQARTVVVDIGVAAELTHWPQICHKKIAYGTGDITRGPAMTRQQAIQALETGIALARAEAAQGARVLGLGEMGLGGTAPGTAVIACYSDKAWTEAGSLLSEIVQRALAVNQPEPADPLDVVSKTGSLAIAGLTGVILGAAAHRTAVVLDGLATSAAALIATRLAPAVKHYLLGSHFAVEPAHQTALALIGIPAYLKLDIALGEGVGAALGLSLVKASEHVINDMKTFGEAEVAVAQDGPGALKQNKEVKD; this is encoded by the coding sequence ATGCTTGAGAATACGATTAGCCAAATCAAACCCCTTGATGCCGCGGCGATGGAGAAGTGTCAGCTGCGGCTGGATAACCTGACCAAGCCTCTCAACAGTCTATATTCCTTTGAGCATATAGCCTGTCAGCTGGCAGGCATTACCGGCAACCCCCGGCCCCGGAGCCTGGGGAAAAGTATTATTGTCATGGCGGCTGATAATGGTGTTGCCGCCGCCGGCCAGCCAACTGCCGGCAGGATTGAGAATTTCTGCCGCGGCCGGTCGCCGCTGACGACGTTTGCCGGGCATGTTCAGGCCCGGACGGTTGTCGTGGATATCGGGGTTGCGGCCGAACTGACGCACTGGCCGCAGATCTGCCATAAAAAAATAGCTTACGGTACCGGTGATATTACGCGGGGGCCGGCAATGACGCGGCAGCAGGCGATTCAGGCCCTGGAGACCGGCATCGCCCTGGCCCGCGCGGAAGCCGCACAAGGGGCCAGGGTGCTGGGCCTGGGCGAAATGGGGCTGGGCGGCACTGCGCCGGGTACGGCCGTGATTGCCTGTTATAGTGACAAGGCCTGGACTGAAGCAGGCAGTCTGCTGAGCGAGATTGTGCAGAGAGCCTTAGCTGTCAATCAGCCTGAGCCGGCAGATCCCCTGGATGTTGTCAGCAAAACCGGCAGTCTGGCCATTGCCGGCCTGACCGGTGTCATCCTGGGGGCAGCTGCTCACCGGACCGCCGTTGTCCTGGACGGCCTGGCCACAAGTGCGGCCGCACTCATTGCCACCAGGCTGGCGCCGGCCGTGAAGCATTATTTGCTAGGCTCGCACTTTGCTGTGGAGCCTGCCCATCAGACCGCCCTGGCGCTGATCGGGATACCGGCCTATCTTAAGCTGGATATCGCTTTGGGCGAAGGCGTCGGCGCCGCTCTCGGCCTGTCCCTTGTCAAGGCTTCCGAGCATGTGATCAATGATATGAAGACCTTCGGCGAAGCCGAGGTTGCTGTTGCTCAGGACGGTCCGGGGGCGTTAAAGCAGAACAAGGAGGTTAAGGATTAG
- the cobT gene encoding nicotinate-nucleotide--dimethylbenzimidazole phosphoribosyltransferase, protein MSLLHETLLRITAPEPVIGQQVQEKLDRLLRPAGSLGRLEQMVRQYAAITGRLQPDIPRACMVVASADHGVARQGISAYPVETTIHMTANYLISKGGSANAFANFCGADMVVVDMGVAGDMSHVPGLWHRKIAYGTQDFTQGPAMTRQQAVQAIETGIDIVNDRVRQGYNCFSLGEMGIGNTTASAAIVGAFTGLSPEQVTGRGTGISDSRLQVKMDIVRRALALNQPDAGDGIDVLSKVGGFEIGALAGIVLGCAANRCAVVIDGLNTTAAALIANAIHPLSKEYMFASHLSGEPAHIIALGHLNLEACLDMGVRLGEAIGASVVVDMLTATVNMLNNLGGQSNA, encoded by the coding sequence ATGAGTTTACTACACGAGACGTTATTGCGCATTACGGCACCGGAACCTGTGATTGGGCAGCAGGTACAGGAAAAACTGGACAGGCTGCTGCGGCCGGCCGGCAGTCTGGGCCGTCTGGAGCAAATGGTACGGCAGTATGCGGCGATAACCGGCCGGCTGCAGCCTGACATTCCCCGGGCCTGCATGGTGGTGGCCTCGGCCGATCATGGGGTAGCCAGACAGGGGATTAGTGCATATCCGGTGGAAACCACCATTCATATGACGGCCAATTATCTGATTTCCAAGGGCGGCAGCGCCAATGCCTTTGCTAATTTTTGCGGCGCCGACATGGTTGTTGTCGATATGGGCGTGGCCGGCGATATGTCGCATGTGCCGGGGTTGTGGCACCGGAAAATAGCCTATGGGACGCAGGATTTTACCCAGGGGCCGGCTATGACCCGGCAGCAGGCTGTACAGGCAATCGAAACAGGCATCGACATCGTCAATGACCGGGTCCGGCAGGGCTATAACTGCTTTAGCCTGGGGGAGATGGGCATTGGCAACACAACCGCCAGCGCTGCGATTGTCGGGGCCTTTACCGGTCTGTCGCCGGAGCAGGTGACCGGCCGGGGCACCGGGATATCGGACAGCCGTTTGCAGGTTAAGATGGATATTGTCCGCCGGGCGCTGGCCCTGAACCAGCCTGACGCCGGCGACGGCATCGATGTTTTATCCAAGGTGGGGGGCTTTGAGATCGGGGCGCTGGCCGGTATTGTTCTGGGCTGTGCCGCCAACCGCTGTGCGGTTGTGATTGACGGTCTCAATACCACGGCGGCGGCGTTGATCGCCAATGCGATCCATCCCCTGAGCAAGGAATATATGTTTGCTTCCCATCTGTCCGGGGAACCGGCCCATATCATTGCTTTGGGGCATCTTAATCTGGAAGCCTGCCTGGATATGGGGGTTCGCCTGGGCGAAGCGATTGGGGCTTCGGTCGTGGTGGATATGCTGACGGCGACAGTTAATATGCTGAATAACCTGGGAGGTCAGTCGAATGCTTGA
- a CDS encoding LysR family transcriptional regulator, with the protein MDIRQLEYFIEVARQRSFSKAAETLHVSQPSISKTIKDLETQLGSTLFYRNTKIVELTDAGEAILEQAQQIVSSFLNINVQLKGITKLQTGKIHIGLPPITGVSDFAQSLGQFKNEYPNIQIKLYEYGSKKIELGIQDGTLDMGIIYVPCEEEELYEKLSFVRDRLNIVMHPQHPLAGRSVIAYQDLKDEQFVLYSNDYILHDKIIERCKAAGFIPHIIFETSQQELMTQIVAARLGVALLPGKVCRELNPDSFTTLPMADPQLYLQLAMAWKKGRYLSHAARELIAFIKQE; encoded by the coding sequence GTGGATATAAGACAATTGGAATATTTTATTGAGGTTGCCCGGCAGAGAAGCTTCAGCAAAGCGGCCGAAACCCTGCATGTTTCCCAGCCTTCCATCAGCAAGACGATTAAAGATCTGGAAACGCAGCTTGGTTCGACATTATTCTACCGCAATACTAAGATTGTTGAACTCACCGATGCCGGTGAAGCAATCCTGGAGCAAGCGCAGCAGATTGTGTCCTCTTTTCTCAACATCAATGTACAGCTGAAGGGCATAACGAAGCTGCAAACAGGCAAAATTCATATCGGCTTGCCACCGATTACCGGCGTCAGTGACTTTGCCCAGTCACTGGGGCAATTTAAGAATGAATATCCCAATATCCAGATAAAGCTTTATGAATACGGTTCCAAGAAGATTGAGCTGGGAATTCAGGACGGCACCCTGGATATGGGGATCATCTATGTACCCTGTGAAGAGGAAGAACTGTATGAAAAGCTCTCTTTTGTCCGGGACAGGCTTAATATTGTTATGCATCCGCAGCATCCCCTGGCCGGCAGGAGCGTGATTGCCTATCAGGACCTGAAGGATGAGCAGTTTGTGTTATACAGCAATGACTATATCCTGCATGACAAAATTATTGAGCGCTGTAAAGCAGCCGGTTTTATACCCCATATTATTTTTGAGACATCGCAGCAGGAACTTATGACTCAGATTGTTGCCGCCCGCCTGGGGGTGGCATTACTCCCGGGCAAGGTTTGCCGGGAACTTAACCCCGATAGCTTTACTACGCTGCCGATGGCTGATCCCCAGCTCTATCTGCAGCTGGCCATGGCCTGGAAAAAAGGCCGGTATTTGTCGCATGCCGCCCGGGAGCTGATTGCTTTTATAAAACAGGAATAA
- a CDS encoding ABC transporter permease yields MLDYLLVSPRWRKVLADLWGNKLRTLLVVLSITVGVFAVGMVYSSYLMFERDLALSWTAAAPASASVYADPFDEELVDSIRSLRGVKEAEGRRNVDLRVHAAGGEWRQMFLTAIPDYHKQKVNLVKSQSGAWPPGDGDVLLERSSLSELGVQTGSSIQVETAAGRKRTLKVTGIVYDSSQIPSLFSGRSYGYINMDTLEKLDEERRLDQVNFVVEPWVLQGQDTAPIEAIGRRAWSKLEQGDTTVFWLQINKPGEHQLQGIINALLLLLTVLGVLSLLLGTFLLVNTVSAILTQQVRQIGIMKAVGARRHQILRMYLVLVGAYGVLALAVAAPLGVLAASVVTGFIAQVFNFDSGGLELPAKVFLLEAAAALVVPILAAVWPVWRGTGITVREAVSDYGLGSVAPKGRLDIFIDRLLDRLKQLPRPVLLSLRNTFRRKGRLALTLLTLTVAGTVFMAVFSIRSSLYSTLDAALDYFHYDVSVGFTQNYRASRIEHEVLKVPGVKAAESWGFSSGRILRDERKQSEDDASKNVFILAPPVDSAMIQPQIIAGRWLVDGDESALVVNTEALKDSPQLQVGSPAIIKIGTRKLRFTVVGVAKSTLTGPLVYAPYPWFTGAIQEAGGARSVQIVAQSADPAEQSSLGRRLEEQLKKNNLRVQNVDITWEQKQRIRSQFDILTVFLLLMAVLLAVVGALGLMGTMGINVLERTREIGIMRAIGASGVDIGKVFVIEALCIGILSWLLGAVLALPVAALLSYQVGVLFLQSPLTFSFSFLGVGIWLALSTLLSVLASLMPAWNAARLSVREVLSYE; encoded by the coding sequence ATGCTTGATTATCTGCTGGTTTCGCCCCGCTGGCGTAAGGTGCTGGCTGACTTATGGGGAAATAAGCTGCGGACCCTGCTGGTTGTCCTGTCGATCACAGTTGGCGTTTTTGCGGTAGGGATGGTGTACAGCTCTTATCTGATGTTTGAGCGGGATCTGGCTTTAAGCTGGACGGCGGCGGCGCCGGCCAGCGCCAGTGTGTATGCTGATCCGTTTGACGAGGAGCTGGTAGACAGTATCCGCAGCCTCCGGGGTGTTAAAGAGGCCGAGGGGCGGCGCAATGTCGACCTGCGGGTTCATGCCGCCGGCGGGGAATGGCGGCAAATGTTTCTGACCGCCATTCCGGATTATCATAAACAAAAGGTGAATCTTGTTAAAAGCCAGAGCGGGGCCTGGCCGCCCGGTGACGGTGATGTTTTGCTGGAACGGTCATCGCTGTCTGAACTGGGGGTGCAAACCGGCAGCAGTATTCAGGTGGAAACCGCTGCCGGCCGGAAGCGTACCCTGAAGGTTACCGGCATTGTGTATGATTCCAGTCAGATCCCCAGCCTGTTTAGCGGCCGTTCCTACGGCTATATCAATATGGATACCCTGGAGAAGCTGGATGAAGAGCGCCGTCTTGATCAGGTGAATTTTGTGGTTGAGCCCTGGGTGCTGCAGGGCCAGGATACGGCCCCGATTGAGGCTATCGGCCGCCGGGCCTGGAGTAAACTGGAGCAGGGTGACACAACCGTGTTTTGGCTGCAGATAAACAAACCGGGGGAGCATCAATTGCAGGGGATTATTAATGCCCTGCTGCTGCTGTTAACTGTCCTCGGGGTATTGTCCCTGTTGTTAGGCACCTTTTTATTAGTTAACACAGTATCGGCGATTTTGACGCAGCAGGTGCGCCAGATCGGCATTATGAAGGCTGTTGGCGCCCGGCGCCATCAGATTCTGCGTATGTATTTAGTCCTGGTGGGGGCCTATGGTGTGCTGGCCCTGGCCGTGGCCGCGCCGCTCGGGGTGCTGGCAGCCAGTGTGGTAACCGGGTTTATAGCCCAGGTATTTAACTTTGATTCAGGCGGACTGGAATTGCCGGCCAAAGTATTTCTGTTAGAGGCCGCGGCCGCGCTTGTTGTGCCAATCCTGGCTGCTGTCTGGCCGGTCTGGCGGGGGACGGGCATAACTGTGCGCGAAGCAGTCAGTGATTACGGTCTGGGCAGCGTGGCGCCCAAAGGCCGGCTGGACATTTTTATTGACCGCCTGCTGGACAGGCTGAAACAGCTGCCCCGGCCGGTATTGCTTTCCCTGCGCAATACCTTTCGCCGCAAAGGGCGGCTGGCTTTGACCCTGTTAACGCTAACGGTGGCGGGAACGGTCTTTATGGCGGTGTTCTCCATCCGGTCTTCTCTGTATTCGACCCTGGATGCGGCCCTTGATTATTTTCATTATGATGTGTCTGTCGGCTTTACCCAGAATTACCGGGCCTCACGCATTGAACATGAGGTTCTTAAGGTACCGGGGGTTAAAGCGGCCGAGTCCTGGGGTTTTTCCTCAGGCCGGATACTCAGGGATGAACGGAAGCAATCGGAGGATGATGCGAGCAAAAATGTCTTTATTTTAGCGCCCCCGGTCGACTCGGCCATGATTCAGCCCCAGATTATTGCCGGGCGCTGGCTGGTGGACGGAGATGAAAGCGCTTTGGTGGTAAATACGGAAGCCTTGAAAGACAGTCCGCAACTGCAGGTGGGCAGTCCGGCAATCATCAAGATCGGCACCCGCAAGCTGCGCTTTACTGTAGTGGGTGTGGCCAAAAGCACCTTAACCGGCCCGCTTGTGTATGCTCCCTATCCCTGGTTTACCGGGGCGATTCAGGAGGCGGGCGGAGCCCGGTCTGTCCAGATTGTGGCGCAGTCGGCCGACCCGGCGGAGCAAAGCAGTTTGGGCCGCAGGCTGGAAGAACAGCTGAAGAAAAACAATCTGCGGGTGCAAAATGTTGATATTACCTGGGAGCAGAAACAGCGTATCCGGTCCCAGTTTGATATACTGACAGTCTTTTTATTGTTGATGGCAGTACTGCTGGCTGTTGTCGGCGCCTTGGGGCTTATGGGGACAATGGGGATCAATGTCCTGGAACGAACCCGTGAGATCGGGATTATGCGGGCCATTGGCGCCTCCGGCGTTGATATTGGCAAGGTGTTTGTCATTGAGGCGTTATGCATTGGGATACTAAGCTGGTTGTTAGGGGCGGTATTAGCGCTGCCGGTGGCCGCGTTGCTGAGTTATCAGGTCGGCGTGCTGTTTCTGCAGAGTCCGCTGACGTTTTCATTTAGTTTTCTTGGGGTGGGAATATGGCTGGCACTTTCAACCCTGCTGTCGGTACTGGCCAGTTTAATGCCGGCTTGGAATGCTGCCAGGCTGAGTGTGCGGGAAGTATTAAGTTATGAATAA
- a CDS encoding transposase: protein MPRQARQNSQTGIYHIILRGINKQVIFNDNEDRKKFLGCLQVYRDSCQCLIYGYCLMDNHIHLLLKEGQDPIAGFIKKVGVSYVAWYNRKYQRCGHLFQDRFKSEVIEDEPYLLTALRYIHQNPVQAGIVARCEEYAWSSYAEYTGSSAVTETAFILGIFDQDYEKAVQYLQTYMDEQAAAACIEMNDFAKPTDAQARILIQECIGSASLAALPSMDKQKRNSLLYKIKQLNGVSTWQIARITGLSQSIVARA, encoded by the coding sequence ATGCCCAGACAAGCCCGGCAAAACAGCCAGACCGGTATTTATCATATAATTTTACGTGGTATTAACAAACAGGTTATTTTCAATGATAACGAGGATAGAAAAAAATTTCTTGGCTGCCTGCAAGTATACCGGGACAGCTGCCAATGTCTGATCTATGGCTATTGCCTGATGGATAACCATATCCATTTGCTGCTTAAAGAAGGCCAAGACCCCATCGCCGGGTTCATCAAAAAAGTAGGTGTGAGCTATGTGGCCTGGTATAACCGCAAATATCAGCGGTGCGGGCATTTGTTCCAGGACCGCTTCAAAAGTGAAGTCATCGAAGATGAGCCTTATCTGTTAACGGCATTACGCTATATTCACCAAAACCCGGTGCAGGCCGGTATCGTGGCCCGCTGTGAGGAATATGCCTGGAGCAGTTATGCCGAATATACCGGCAGCAGTGCCGTTACGGAGACGGCCTTTATCCTGGGAATTTTTGATCAGGATTATGAAAAAGCTGTGCAGTACCTGCAAACCTATATGGACGAGCAGGCCGCAGCTGCCTGTATTGAAATGAATGACTTTGCCAAACCAACCGATGCCCAGGCCCGGATTTTGATTCAGGAATGTATCGGTAGCGCCAGTTTGGCAGCGCTGCCAAGCATGGACAAACAAAAGCGAAATAGTCTCTTATATAAAATAAAGCAATTAAACGGAGTATCGACGTGGCAAATCGCGCGTATAACCGGCTTAAGCCAAAGCATTGTTGCGCGGGCCTGA
- a CDS encoding formate--tetrahydrofolate ligase: protein MAWDPTVLKDWQIAEAAEGNIPTTAQYQEMMGLQKDEIIPYGKTPKIDFLKVIDRLKDKPDGKYIEVTAITPTPLGEGKSTTSIGIMEGLGKRGVNVGGALRQPSGGPTMNVKGTAAGGGNALLIPMTEFSLGLTGDINDIMNAHNLAMVALNARMQHEANYTDAELEKRGLKRLDIDPKNIEMGWVLDFAAQGLRNILIGLGGKKDGFMMHSKFGIAVGSELMAILAVARDLADMRERFKHIVVGYNRQGNPVTTGDLEVDGAMTAWMRNTINPTLCATVEGQPCFVHAGPFANIAIGQSSIIADRIGLKCFDYHVTESGFAADIGFEKFWNVKCRLSGLKPNVSILVATVRALKMHGGGPTVVPGRPLPDEYTRENLGLLEKGCENMVHLINMIKKSGVKPVVCINAFYTDTPAEHALVKRIAEQAGARAAVSEHWLKGGDGALDLADAVMDACKEEVDFQYLYPLEMPLRQRVERIATEVYGADGVDWAPLAEEKAKKFESDPKYADYCTMMVKSHLSLSHEPTWKGVPKGWRLPIRDVLVYGGAKFLCPMAGAISLMPGTSSDPAYRRIDVDVKTGKVSGLF from the coding sequence ATGGCTTGGGATCCTACAGTATTGAAGGACTGGCAAATAGCCGAAGCGGCAGAGGGGAATATCCCAACTACCGCCCAGTACCAAGAGATGATGGGGCTGCAAAAAGATGAAATAATTCCTTATGGTAAAACGCCGAAGATTGATTTCCTGAAGGTGATCGACCGTCTGAAAGATAAACCGGACGGCAAATATATTGAAGTAACCGCGATCACGCCCACCCCCTTAGGGGAAGGCAAGTCAACCACTTCCATCGGCATTATGGAAGGCCTGGGCAAACGCGGTGTGAATGTGGGCGGCGCCCTGCGTCAGCCTTCCGGCGGGCCGACTATGAACGTTAAGGGGACTGCGGCCGGCGGCGGTAATGCCCTGTTAATTCCGATGACCGAGTTCTCCCTGGGCCTGACCGGGGACATCAACGACATAATGAATGCGCATAATCTGGCGATGGTCGCCTTAAATGCCCGCATGCAGCATGAGGCCAATTATACCGATGCCGAGCTGGAAAAACGCGGTCTGAAGCGGCTGGATATTGATCCGAAAAATATTGAAATGGGCTGGGTGCTGGACTTTGCCGCCCAGGGCCTGCGTAATATCCTCATTGGCCTGGGCGGCAAAAAAGACGGCTTTATGATGCACTCCAAGTTTGGTATCGCCGTTGGCTCGGAATTGATGGCGATTCTGGCTGTGGCCAGAGATCTGGCCGATATGCGGGAACGGTTCAAACACATCGTGGTTGGCTATAACCGCCAGGGTAACCCGGTTACGACCGGCGACCTGGAAGTGGACGGGGCCATGACCGCCTGGATGCGCAATACCATCAACCCGACCCTGTGCGCCACCGTGGAAGGGCAGCCCTGTTTTGTTCATGCCGGCCCGTTTGCCAACATTGCAATCGGTCAGTCCTCGATCATAGCGGACCGCATCGGCCTGAAGTGCTTTGATTATCATGTTACCGAGTCCGGTTTTGCCGCCGATATCGGTTTTGAAAAATTCTGGAATGTAAAATGCCGCCTGAGCGGTCTGAAGCCAAACGTCTCGATCCTGGTAGCCACTGTACGCGCTTTGAAGATGCATGGCGGCGGCCCCACCGTAGTACCAGGGCGGCCGTTGCCTGATGAATACACCCGGGAAAACCTGGGCCTGCTGGAAAAAGGCTGCGAGAACATGGTGCATTTGATCAACATGATCAAGAAGTCCGGCGTCAAACCGGTTGTATGCATTAACGCCTTCTACACCGATACGCCGGCCGAACATGCCCTGGTCAAGAGAATTGCCGAGCAGGCCGGCGCCCGCGCCGCGGTCTCGGAGCATTGGTTAAAGGGCGGCGACGGTGCCCTGGATCTGGCCGATGCGGTCATGGATGCCTGCAAAGAAGAAGTCGACTTCCAATACCTCTACCCGTTGGAAATGCCGCTGCGGCAGCGGGTTGAGCGGATCGCCACCGAAGTCTACGGCGCTGACGGCGTGGACTGGGCGCCGCTGGCCGAAGAGAAAGCCAAGAAGTTTGAGTCTGATCCTAAATATGCCGACTACTGCACAATGATGGTTAAATCGCACCTGTCCCTGTCGCATGAACCAACCTGGAAAGGCGTGCCCAAAGGCTGGCGGCTGCCGATCAGAGATGTATTGGTTTATGGCGGCGCCAAGTTCCTCTGCCCGATGGCCGGCGCTATCAGCCTGATGCCGGGCACCAGCTCCGATCCTGCCTATCGCCGCATTGATGTTGATGTTAAAACCGGCAAGGTCAGCGGTTTATTCTAA
- a CDS encoding ribonuclease J codes for MKKNDKLLIIPLGGLGEIGKNMTVFRYGDDIIILDSGLAFPEEDMLGIDLVIPDMSYIIENKDKVRAVVLTHGHEDHIGSLFYLLRQVDVPVYGSRLTLGLVEGRLKEYDVSAHNLIPVAPGDSLTLGQFEVGFIRVNHSIADALGIYFKTPVGTIVHTGDFKIDQTPVDGQMIDIHKFAELGNDGVLVLLSDSTNAERPGYTKSERTVSVALDEHFRSAKGRIILTTFASNVPRLQQAINSACQYGRKVALLGRSMVTVITKAQELGYMTIPEGILISVDEINRYPDRQMLILTTGSQGEPMAALSRLAARNHRSLELTHGDTVLIAASPIPGNERSIGRTIDALLRSGIHVVYERTSGIHVSGHASQEELKLILNLTRPKFLIPVHGEHRMLKHHSKLANELGIPKENVFIGENGQVFEFTAETGRMAGKVTAGKIFVDGLGVGDVGNIVIRDRRQLSQDGVLIVVVTLDKSRGCVLDGPDIVSRGFVYVRDSEALMEESRKIVKTVLERFENQPITQWAPLKAGIREALAKFLFSKTGRRPMILPIIMDL; via the coding sequence TTGAAAAAGAACGACAAACTACTCATTATACCGCTGGGGGGACTTGGCGAGATCGGGAAAAATATGACGGTGTTCCGTTATGGTGATGACATAATTATCCTGGACTCAGGTCTGGCCTTCCCGGAAGAGGACATGCTGGGGATTGATCTGGTGATACCTGACATGTCCTATATAATCGAAAATAAGGATAAAGTCAGGGCCGTTGTTTTGACCCATGGCCATGAGGATCATATCGGCTCTTTATTTTATCTGCTGCGCCAGGTCGATGTGCCTGTGTATGGTTCCAGGCTTACCCTGGGGCTGGTGGAAGGACGGCTTAAGGAATATGATGTCTCGGCTCATAACCTCATTCCCGTGGCTCCCGGCGATTCCCTGACGCTTGGTCAGTTTGAGGTGGGGTTTATCCGGGTAAATCATTCGATTGCCGATGCTTTGGGGATTTATTTCAAAACCCCGGTAGGAACAATTGTGCATACCGGCGACTTTAAAATCGATCAGACCCCGGTTGACGGACAAATGATTGATATCCACAAATTTGCCGAACTGGGCAATGACGGTGTCCTGGTACTGCTGTCGGACAGCACTAATGCCGAGCGCCCGGGCTACACCAAATCGGAACGAACTGTCAGTGTGGCGTTAGACGAGCATTTTCGTTCTGCCAAGGGGCGGATCATCCTGACTACTTTTGCTTCCAATGTGCCGAGACTGCAGCAGGCCATAAATTCAGCCTGCCAATACGGGCGCAAAGTGGCGCTGCTCGGCCGGAGTATGGTGACCGTTATCACCAAGGCGCAAGAGCTTGGCTATATGACAATTCCCGAAGGCATTCTGATCAGTGTTGATGAAATCAACCGTTATCCGGACCGCCAGATGCTGATTTTAACCACAGGCAGTCAGGGGGAACCGATGGCGGCGCTCAGCCGGCTGGCCGCGAGGAATCATCGCAGCCTGGAATTGACGCACGGTGATACGGTGCTGATCGCAGCCAGCCCAATACCCGGCAATGAACGGTCTATCGGCCGCACGATTGATGCTTTGCTCCGGTCCGGCATTCATGTCGTTTATGAGCGGACATCAGGTATCCATGTCTCCGGCCATGCCAGCCAGGAGGAGCTTAAGCTTATTTTGAATCTGACACGGCCCAAATTCCTTATTCCTGTTCACGGCGAGCACAGAATGCTCAAACATCATAGCAAACTGGCCAATGAATTGGGAATACCCAAAGAAAATGTTTTTATTGGTGAAAATGGCCAGGTGTTTGAGTTTACGGCCGAGACCGGACGTATGGCCGGCAAGGTAACTGCCGGCAAAATTTTTGTGGACGGATTAGGTGTTGGCGATGTCGGTAATATTGTGATCAGGGACCGGCGCCAGTTGTCTCAGGACGGGGTATTAATTGTTGTTGTTACCCTTGACAAAAGCAGGGGCTGTGTTCTGGACGGCCCGGACATTGTTTCCCGGGGTTTTGTCTATGTGCGGGACTCGGAGGCTTTAATGGAAGAGTCGCGGAAAATAGTAAAAACCGTTTTGGAACGATTCGAAAACCAGCCGATTACCCAATGGGCGCCGCTTAAAGCCGGTATCCGGGAAGCGCTTGCCAAATTTTTATTTTCCAAAACCGGGCGCAGACCGATGATCCTGCCTATTATCATGGATTTATAA